In a single window of the Desulfovibrio sp. ZJ209 genome:
- a CDS encoding HU family DNA-binding protein — MTKAELVEKIYAKAGLPTKAKAEEALDAVVASLRDALADGESVTFTGFGSFKVVSRAARKGRNPRTGAEITIPASKVAKFTPGKGLKDAIK; from the coding sequence ATGACGAAAGCTGAGCTTGTGGAAAAGATTTATGCCAAGGCCGGCCTGCCCACCAAGGCCAAGGCCGAAGAAGCCCTTGATGCCGTGGTGGCTTCGCTGCGCGACGCTCTGGCCGATGGCGAATCCGTCACCTTCACCGGCTTTGGCAGCTTCAAGGTCGTATCCCGCGCCGCGCGCAAGGGCCGCAACCCGCGCACCGGCGCCGAGATCACCATTCCCGCCAGCAAGGTTGCCAAGTTCACGCCGGGCAAGGGCCTGAAAGACGCCATCAAGTAA
- the acs gene encoding acetate--CoA ligase — translation MSMQKPANLLYENSSYLPPRHGKDVARVRSRAEYEELCRLARSNPGEFWASRARSLLHWFKPWDVTDASDFSVPKVSWFAGGRLNAAYNCVDRHIITDHRNKAALIWQGEREMEVRAYTYQMLYNDVCRVAAALDALGVKKGDRVALYLPMIPELVVAMLACARLGAVHTNIFTGYAEGAVQGRIHDSGAKVVITADMVMRGGQPKPLKANLDKILNQCPSVQKVVVVNRTNDSVSMLRGRDIWWQDFLEDFTVDADFPCVSMDAEDPLFILHTSGSTGRPTGVIHSTGGYLTYAAHTTQWVFDLKDTDVYWCTADCGWITGHTYLVYGPLSLGATTIMFEGTPTWPKPDRYWRMVEKYRINILYTAPTVVRTLMRHGEDWVRRYDLSSLRILGSVGEPMNPEAWMWYHTHIGKGELPIVDTWWQTETGGVMISPLPYATHLRPGSVTKPLPGIDGGILRSDGAEAGTGEAGNLVFRRSWPGQFIGVFQNEDKFKSYFDRFHGNYFSGDGARKDEEGNYWILGRMDDTINVSGHRISTVEIESVLAAHAAVGEAAVVPVPHSIKGEAIYAYVALRGEVDWTEGLRAELRDWVRKNIGALASPERIQFVEHMPKTLSGKIVRRLLRKIASGEKLENLGDTSTIARPEVLEDIQRAWLRLEAGQGEK, via the coding sequence ATGTCCATGCAAAAGCCGGCGAATCTCCTGTATGAGAACAGCAGTTATCTTCCCCCGCGCCACGGCAAGGATGTGGCGCGCGTGCGCAGTCGCGCGGAGTATGAGGAGCTCTGCCGGCTCGCGCGGAGCAATCCCGGGGAATTCTGGGCGAGCCGCGCCCGCAGCCTGCTGCACTGGTTCAAGCCCTGGGACGTGACCGACGCCTCGGATTTTTCCGTCCCCAAGGTCTCCTGGTTCGCCGGGGGGCGGCTCAACGCGGCGTACAATTGCGTGGACCGGCACATCATCACCGACCATCGCAACAAGGCGGCGCTCATCTGGCAGGGCGAGCGCGAGATGGAGGTGCGCGCCTACACTTACCAGATGCTGTACAACGATGTATGCCGCGTGGCGGCCGCGCTGGACGCCCTGGGCGTGAAAAAGGGCGACCGCGTGGCGCTCTACCTGCCCATGATCCCGGAGCTCGTCGTCGCCATGCTGGCCTGCGCGCGCCTCGGGGCCGTGCACACCAATATCTTCACCGGCTATGCCGAGGGCGCGGTGCAGGGGCGCATCCACGATTCCGGGGCGAAGGTCGTCATCACGGCGGACATGGTCATGCGCGGCGGGCAGCCCAAGCCGCTCAAGGCCAACCTTGACAAGATCCTCAACCAGTGCCCCAGCGTGCAGAAGGTTGTGGTGGTCAACCGCACCAACGACAGCGTGAGCATGCTCAGGGGCCGCGACATCTGGTGGCAGGACTTCCTGGAGGATTTCACGGTCGATGCGGACTTTCCCTGCGTTTCCATGGACGCCGAGGACCCGCTCTTCATCCTGCACACCAGCGGGAGCACCGGGCGCCCCACCGGCGTCATCCACTCCACCGGCGGCTACCTCACCTATGCGGCGCACACCACGCAGTGGGTCTTTGACCTCAAGGATACGGATGTCTACTGGTGCACGGCGGACTGCGGCTGGATCACCGGGCACACCTACCTCGTCTATGGCCCGTTGAGCCTGGGCGCCACGACCATCATGTTCGAGGGCACGCCCACGTGGCCCAAGCCCGACCGTTACTGGCGCATGGTGGAAAAATACCGCATCAATATCCTCTACACCGCGCCCACGGTGGTGCGCACGCTCATGCGCCACGGGGAGGACTGGGTGCGCCGCTATGACCTCTCCTCGCTGCGCATCCTGGGCTCCGTGGGCGAGCCCATGAACCCCGAAGCATGGATGTGGTACCACACCCACATCGGCAAGGGCGAGCTGCCCATCGTGGACACCTGGTGGCAGACCGAGACCGGCGGCGTCATGATCTCGCCGCTGCCCTACGCCACGCATCTCAGGCCCGGCTCCGTGACCAAGCCGCTCCCCGGCATCGATGGGGGCATCCTGCGCTCGGACGGCGCCGAGGCCGGGACCGGCGAAGCCGGGAACCTCGTCTTCAGGCGCTCGTGGCCCGGCCAGTTCATCGGCGTGTTCCAGAACGAGGACAAGTTCAAGAGCTATTTCGACCGCTTCCACGGGAACTATTTTTCCGGCGACGGCGCGAGGAAGGACGAGGAAGGCAACTACTGGATCCTCGGGCGCATGGACGACACCATCAATGTATCGGGCCACCGCATCTCCACGGTGGAGATCGAGTCCGTGCTGGCGGCGCACGCGGCCGTGGGCGAGGCGGCCGTGGTGCCCGTCCCGCACAGCATCAAGGGCGAAGCCATCTATGCCTATGTGGCGCTGCGCGGCGAAGTGGACTGGACCGAAGGGCTGCGGGCCGAGCTGCGCGACTGGGTGCGCAAAAATATCGGCGCCCTGGCGAGCCCGGAGCGCATCCAGTTTGTGGAGCACATGCCCAAGACGCTCTCGGGCAAGATCGTGCGCCGGCTGCTCAGGAAGATCGCCTCGGGCGAGAAGCTGGAAAACCTGGGCGACACCTCCACCATCGCGCGGCCCGAAGTGCTGGAGGACATCCAGCGCGCGTGGCTGCGCCTCGAAGCGGGGCAGGGCGAAAAATAG
- a CDS encoding N-acetylmuramoyl-L-alanine amidase → MSASDTAKPRHEKALSRRLAPPLAFVLSICLLVICCYDSGYSGLPPTEKRYAAAKAGITNLKRDEKNSKLREPWEKLAGEFRSIYEADPAWPNRPAALFRAAESLEELASRSFAKSDARKAVECYESLALRHAGSRLADDALFRAARLRAAWLRDDKGALALLARLKKQYPKGDMVAEATALEKALKASASGRTAPEAVAAATKREAKEDLDAAAPKAAPAAAAVAKGTDLPLRYRAAKSRMSSLRSDPVKTCWRQPWEDLREEFLAISQGGKKQPLAAGALFHAAACQEALARCSNLTADFNQAQKLYQDVAKAYPASNVADDALLAAARLHAARASGREKAQDLLETLLADYPKGDMAPEARRLMATLAEDAAPAREARRVRQAPELQVLSWDSPNRNLVEIVLELSAPAKFTARRVESAKGAPARLELDLEDARVVSDVRKGVTVQGSLLQAVRVRDRKDGGASLQFDFREVRHFDTRSEDDPYRIVLSVAAGKASLPRKGRNRSQGFAEADDGAAPLARNAAFRPRQVSNMASQLGLTVRKVFIDAGHGGKDPGTSHNDILERMVTLDVAQRLGRLLEANGLEVAYSRRKDMSVSLSERTRKANAERADLFVSIHVNASENAQINGFETYYLDLASNPQAARVATLENAGSDRRLSDMQCMLADVMLNARVEESRRLAADIQRLSLFRLKKREYTVRNNGVKSAPFHVLLGAQMPAILVEVGYCTNRDEARNLAKGTYRHALAEGLAEGILAYRDRLLKRRTADNSLTNAAPDAM, encoded by the coding sequence GTGAGCGCCAGCGATACCGCCAAACCCCGACACGAAAAGGCCCTTTCCCGGCGCCTTGCGCCACCGCTGGCCTTTGTGCTGTCCATCTGCCTCCTCGTCATCTGCTGCTACGATTCGGGCTACAGCGGCCTCCCCCCCACGGAAAAGCGCTATGCCGCCGCCAAGGCCGGCATCACGAACCTCAAGCGCGATGAAAAAAACAGCAAGTTGCGCGAGCCGTGGGAAAAACTTGCCGGCGAATTCCGCTCCATCTACGAGGCCGACCCGGCGTGGCCCAACCGGCCCGCGGCCCTCTTTCGCGCGGCCGAGAGCCTGGAGGAGCTGGCAAGCCGCTCTTTCGCCAAGTCCGACGCGCGCAAGGCGGTGGAGTGTTATGAGAGCCTCGCGCTCCGCCATGCCGGGAGCCGCCTTGCCGATGACGCGCTCTTTCGCGCGGCGCGCCTGCGCGCGGCGTGGCTTCGGGACGACAAGGGCGCCCTCGCCCTTTTGGCGCGCCTGAAAAAGCAGTATCCCAAGGGTGACATGGTGGCCGAGGCCACGGCGCTCGAAAAGGCCCTCAAGGCCTCGGCCAGCGGCCGCACCGCGCCCGAGGCCGTGGCCGCGGCCACGAAGCGCGAGGCGAAGGAAGACCTGGACGCCGCCGCGCCCAAGGCAGCGCCCGCCGCCGCGGCTGTCGCCAAGGGCACTGACCTGCCCCTCCGCTACCGCGCGGCCAAGTCCCGCATGAGCTCCCTGCGCAGCGACCCGGTGAAGACCTGCTGGCGCCAGCCCTGGGAAGACCTGCGCGAGGAGTTCCTCGCCATCTCGCAGGGCGGCAAGAAGCAGCCGCTGGCCGCCGGCGCGCTCTTCCACGCCGCGGCGTGCCAGGAGGCTCTTGCCCGCTGCTCCAACCTCACCGCTGATTTCAACCAGGCCCAGAAGCTGTATCAGGACGTGGCCAAGGCCTATCCCGCCAGCAACGTGGCCGACGACGCGCTTCTCGCCGCCGCGCGCCTCCACGCAGCCCGGGCCTCGGGCCGCGAAAAGGCGCAGGATCTTCTGGAAACCCTGCTCGCCGATTACCCCAAGGGCGACATGGCCCCGGAAGCGCGGCGCCTCATGGCGACCCTCGCCGAAGACGCGGCCCCGGCCAGGGAAGCGCGGCGCGTGAGGCAGGCGCCCGAGCTTCAGGTGCTTTCCTGGGATTCGCCCAACCGCAACCTCGTGGAGATCGTGCTCGAGCTGAGCGCGCCCGCCAAGTTCACCGCCCGCCGGGTGGAGAGCGCCAAGGGCGCGCCGGCGCGCCTTGAGCTCGACCTTGAGGACGCGCGCGTGGTCAGCGACGTGCGCAAGGGCGTCACCGTGCAGGGGAGCCTGCTCCAGGCGGTGCGCGTGCGCGACCGCAAGGATGGCGGGGCCTCGCTGCAGTTCGATTTCCGCGAGGTGCGCCACTTCGACACACGCAGCGAGGACGACCCATACCGCATCGTGCTCAGCGTGGCCGCGGGAAAGGCCAGCCTGCCGCGCAAGGGCAGGAACAGGAGCCAGGGCTTCGCGGAGGCCGATGACGGCGCGGCCCCCCTGGCGCGCAACGCCGCGTTCAGGCCGCGGCAGGTCTCCAACATGGCGAGCCAGCTCGGGCTCACGGTGCGCAAGGTCTTCATCGACGCCGGCCACGGCGGCAAGGACCCGGGCACGAGCCACAACGATATCCTGGAACGCATGGTCACGCTGGACGTGGCCCAGCGCCTCGGGCGCCTGCTCGAAGCCAACGGCCTCGAGGTCGCCTACAGCCGGCGCAAGGACATGTCCGTCTCCCTGAGCGAGCGCACGCGCAAGGCCAATGCCGAGCGGGCCGACCTCTTCGTGTCCATCCACGTCAATGCCAGCGAAAACGCGCAGATCAACGGCTTCGAGACCTATTACCTCGACCTTGCGAGCAACCCGCAGGCCGCGCGGGTGGCCACGCTGGAAAATGCCGGCAGCGACCGCCGCCTCAGCGACATGCAGTGCATGCTCGCCGACGTGATGCTCAACGCCCGCGTGGAGGAATCGCGCCGCCTCGCGGCCGACATTCAGCGCCTTTCACTCTTCCGCCTCAAAAAGCGCGAGTACACGGTCAGGAACAATGGCGTCAAGTCCGCGCCCTTCCATGTGCTGCTTGGCGCGCAGATGCCGGCCATCCTTGTGGAAGTGGGCTACTGCACCAACCGCGACGAGGCCCGCAACCTCGCCAAGGGCACCTACCGCCACGCCCTTGCCGAAGGCCTCGCCGAGGGCATCCTCGCCTACCGCGACCGCCTGCTCAAGCGCCGTACCGCCGATAATTCCTTGACGAACGCGGCACCCGATGCTATGTAG
- a CDS encoding OmpH family outer membrane protein encodes MRKSVLTILAACLLMSAPVLAADASSVPPAKIGVVDMQTVATQSDPAKAAKEQMEAKYGKERANLEKQGNALKKQAEALKNPKVSEEKKLAFIRAKQELDQKTRNFLRKVEQDEVKLRQDMVTLVFSATYEVARAKGFNFVVDVTAGGVLYADQSMDLTQDVLAEVNKLYKEKKKPETDDKAQKTDKADKAAKK; translated from the coding sequence ATGCGCAAGAGTGTTCTGACGATCCTTGCCGCCTGCCTGCTCATGTCGGCGCCCGTCCTCGCCGCCGACGCCTCGTCCGTGCCCCCCGCCAAGATCGGCGTGGTGGACATGCAGACCGTGGCCACGCAGAGCGACCCCGCCAAGGCCGCCAAGGAGCAGATGGAAGCCAAGTACGGCAAGGAGCGGGCCAACCTTGAAAAGCAGGGCAATGCCCTCAAGAAGCAGGCCGAGGCCCTCAAGAACCCCAAGGTCAGCGAAGAGAAGAAGCTGGCCTTCATCCGCGCCAAGCAAGAGCTGGACCAGAAGACCCGCAACTTCCTGCGCAAGGTGGAGCAGGACGAAGTCAAGCTGCGCCAGGACATGGTGACGCTGGTCTTCAGCGCCACCTATGAAGTGGCCCGCGCCAAGGGCTTCAACTTCGTGGTCGACGTGACGGCCGGCGGCGTGCTCTATGCCGACCAGTCCATGGATTTGACCCAGGATGTGCTCGCCGAGGTCAACAAGCTCTACAAGGAAAAGAAAAAGCCGGAAACGGACGACAAGGCCCAAAAGACGGACAAGGCAGACAAGGCCGCCAAGAAATAG
- the fabZ gene encoding 3-hydroxyacyl-ACP dehydratase FabZ, whose protein sequence is MSETPAMQTMDIQRILSLLPHRYPFLLVDRVVECVPGSHIRAYKNVTFNEPFFQGHFPGVPIMPGVLILEALAQTGGLLAASDMGDLEGKLFLFTGLDGVKFRRQVVPGDRLDLECSNMRMKLKLCKMDARAFVDGKLACEAQITAAIGDRP, encoded by the coding sequence ATGAGTGAGACCCCCGCCATGCAGACCATGGATATCCAGCGCATTCTCTCCCTGTTGCCGCACCGGTATCCCTTCCTGCTCGTGGACCGCGTGGTCGAATGCGTGCCCGGCTCGCATATCCGCGCCTACAAGAACGTCACCTTCAACGAGCCCTTTTTCCAGGGGCATTTCCCCGGGGTGCCCATCATGCCGGGCGTGCTCATCCTGGAGGCGCTGGCCCAGACGGGCGGCCTGCTCGCCGCCTCGGACATGGGCGACCTCGAGGGCAAGCTCTTCCTCTTCACCGGGCTTGACGGCGTGAAGTTCCGGCGACAGGTGGTGCCGGGCGACCGCCTCGACCTCGAGTGCAGCAACATGCGCATGAAGCTCAAGCTCTGCAAGATGGACGCGCGCGCCTTCGTGGACGGCAAGCTGGCCTGCGAGGCTCAGATCACCGCGGCCATCGGCGACAGGCCGTAG
- the bamA gene encoding outer membrane protein assembly factor BamA: MKKFLPRVLRKVLYVAALALMAALAPQGDALAANAGQPTVLVLPFQANAGSDMPDASRDVPQLIITNLEQNGLRAVPLSRASGLLRASGGETIDLAKARRLGRQAGADIVIYGNFNQLGDGFTMETRLVPVYKGEAVPASFERQSMLALGECAQALATRASSMAAPAQAAPDAPQAQQASSGNGFVPMGAPAAAGGGLSDVQVRGMNVLDPDTVLMRLTIRKGDTPDAHAINEEVKRIWDMGYFSDVQASLEGNVLVFTVVEKPRIDNILVDGSHEIDAEDVIAAMGTKPGSVLNEQMLSDDLQKIAELYRKDGFYLAKANYRLQDRPGGRGAVLVITVNEGNKLYIKEVEIEGIKELDKSDMDKYLALKPRGMFSWLTGSGVLKEEYLERDTNAIAAYGLNQGFIDIQVSAPEVEYKPDGIYVKFVVHEGPRYAVRDVKFAGDIIDSEPNMLEVVQMDDWKKDNEFFSLTVMQEDSKRLTDHYADYGYAFAEVDTKLIKAEDGSPLVDVGYLVDKKQKVFIRRLTVEGNTKTRDNVILREMRLGDGDLYEGAKLRRSTERLNRLRYFSAVDMELVPTGNDDEVDLKVKVKEANTGALMGGIGYSTYYDVGVTASIMERNLFGRGYWLQLQGFFSWRRTSGVLSFTNPRLYDTELSVGNDLYYTHDYWDDFTKDTLGDTIRASYPIGEYTTVGLAYRLERYELYDVDEWASPYISDYKGTNWTSALSGRILRDTTDQRDRPTRGTIARLWGEYGGGILGGTDDFIKAVADWQGFWSFNPENTFHLRARLGGVFQNGPNPVPVFERFWIGGMDSIRGYSYSDLSPRDYKYDGEQIGGDRMGVLNVEYIWTFQKDMGLAIVPFFDGGFNIDQKTMGDDLNKYMVASTGLELRWRSPMGDLRIAYGIPLVQDYDGERESGRLEFSMGQFF; encoded by the coding sequence ATGAAAAAGTTTTTGCCTAGGGTGCTTCGCAAAGTCCTGTATGTGGCGGCGCTGGCCCTCATGGCGGCCCTTGCGCCGCAAGGGGACGCCCTGGCCGCCAATGCCGGGCAGCCCACGGTCCTCGTGCTGCCATTTCAGGCCAATGCCGGCTCCGACATGCCGGACGCCTCCCGCGACGTGCCGCAGCTCATCATCACCAACCTCGAGCAGAACGGGCTGCGCGCCGTGCCGCTCAGCCGCGCTTCCGGCCTCTTGCGCGCGAGCGGCGGCGAAACCATCGACCTCGCCAAGGCCCGCCGCCTCGGGCGTCAGGCTGGCGCGGACATCGTCATCTACGGCAATTTCAACCAGCTCGGCGACGGCTTCACCATGGAGACGCGCCTCGTGCCGGTCTACAAGGGCGAAGCGGTGCCCGCCTCCTTCGAGCGGCAATCCATGCTGGCCTTAGGCGAATGCGCCCAGGCGCTGGCCACGCGCGCCTCGTCCATGGCCGCCCCGGCGCAGGCCGCGCCTGATGCCCCCCAGGCACAGCAGGCCTCTTCCGGCAACGGCTTTGTGCCCATGGGCGCGCCCGCCGCGGCCGGCGGGGGCCTTTCGGACGTGCAGGTGCGCGGCATGAACGTGCTCGACCCGGACACGGTGCTCATGCGCCTCACCATCCGCAAGGGCGACACGCCGGACGCGCACGCCATCAACGAGGAAGTCAAGCGCATCTGGGACATGGGCTATTTCAGCGACGTGCAGGCCTCGCTTGAGGGCAATGTGCTCGTCTTCACCGTGGTGGAAAAGCCGCGCATCGACAATATCCTCGTCGATGGCTCGCACGAGATCGACGCCGAGGATGTCATCGCGGCCATGGGCACCAAGCCCGGCAGCGTGCTCAACGAACAGATGCTTTCCGACGACCTGCAGAAAATAGCCGAGCTCTACCGCAAGGACGGCTTCTATCTCGCCAAGGCCAATTACCGCCTCCAGGACAGGCCCGGGGGCCGCGGCGCCGTGCTCGTCATCACCGTCAACGAGGGCAACAAGCTCTATATCAAGGAAGTGGAGATCGAGGGCATCAAGGAGCTCGACAAGAGCGACATGGACAAGTACCTCGCGCTCAAGCCCCGGGGCATGTTCTCGTGGCTCACGGGCTCCGGCGTGCTCAAGGAGGAATACCTCGAGCGCGACACCAACGCCATCGCGGCCTATGGCCTCAACCAGGGCTTCATCGACATCCAGGTCTCCGCGCCCGAGGTGGAATACAAGCCCGACGGCATCTACGTGAAGTTCGTGGTGCACGAGGGACCGCGCTACGCCGTGCGCGACGTGAAATTCGCCGGCGACATCATTGACAGCGAGCCCAACATGCTTGAGGTCGTCCAGATGGACGACTGGAAAAAGGACAACGAGTTCTTCTCGCTCACGGTCATGCAGGAGGACAGCAAGCGCCTCACCGACCACTACGCCGATTACGGCTATGCCTTCGCCGAGGTGGACACCAAGCTTATCAAGGCGGAGGACGGGAGTCCGCTGGTGGACGTGGGCTACCTCGTGGACAAGAAGCAGAAGGTCTTTATCCGCCGCCTCACCGTGGAGGGCAACACCAAGACGCGCGACAACGTCATCCTGCGCGAGATGCGCCTCGGCGACGGCGACCTTTACGAAGGCGCCAAGCTGCGCCGCTCCACCGAGCGCCTCAACCGGCTGCGCTACTTCTCCGCCGTGGACATGGAGCTCGTGCCCACGGGCAACGACGACGAGGTGGACCTCAAGGTCAAGGTCAAGGAGGCCAATACCGGCGCGCTCATGGGCGGCATCGGCTACTCGACCTATTATGACGTGGGCGTGACCGCCTCCATCATGGAGCGCAACCTCTTCGGCCGGGGCTACTGGCTCCAGTTGCAGGGCTTCTTCTCCTGGCGGCGCACCTCGGGCGTGCTGTCCTTCACCAATCCGCGCCTTTACGACACGGAGCTCTCGGTCGGCAACGACCTCTACTATACCCACGACTACTGGGACGACTTCACCAAGGACACGCTGGGCGACACCATCCGCGCTTCCTATCCCATCGGCGAATACACCACCGTGGGCCTCGCCTACCGCCTCGAGCGCTACGAACTCTATGACGTGGACGAGTGGGCCTCGCCCTATATCAGCGACTACAAGGGCACCAACTGGACGAGCGCCCTCTCGGGCCGCATCCTCCGCGACACCACCGACCAGCGCGACCGCCCCACCCGCGGCACCATCGCCAGGCTCTGGGGCGAATATGGCGGCGGCATCCTCGGCGGCACGGACGACTTCATCAAGGCCGTGGCCGACTGGCAGGGCTTCTGGTCCTTCAATCCCGAAAACACCTTCCACCTGCGGGCGCGCCTCGGCGGCGTCTTCCAGAATGGCCCTAACCCCGTGCCCGTGTTCGAGCGCTTCTGGATCGGCGGCATGGACAGCATCCGCGGCTATTCCTATTCCGACCTTTCGCCGCGCGACTACAAATATGACGGCGAGCAGATCGGCGGCGACCGCATGGGCGTGCTCAACGTGGAATATATCTGGACCTTCCAGAAGGATATGGGCCTTGCCATCGTCCCCTTCTTCGACGGCGGCTTCAATATCGACCAGAAGACCATGGGCGATGACCTCAACAAGTACATGGTGGCCTCCACGGGCCTGGAACTGCGCTGGCGCTCGCCCATGGGCGATTTGCGCATCGCCTATGGCATCCCCCTTGTGCAGGATTATGACGGCGAGCGGGAGTCCGGGAGGCTCGAATTCAGTATGGGCCAGTTCTTCTAG
- a CDS encoding ABC transporter permease has translation MSFELFVALRYLFSRRKQTFIYVISLMSILGVALGVGALVLVLGVYNGLTTDMRDKILGANAHGIVMSHVPSAFEHDTPALLERIRASEGVTGAMPFIYTEVMLSAGGGVKGVVLRGIDPETAPSVLSMLTELRAGEARDLVREGTPGIIVGDELARRLGLFVGSRANLLSPAGQKGAAGYSPRIRPFEVVGIFKTGMFEYDSSLAFVSIPAARDVLGLPPGFLSGIEITVRDLFRADETAIRLAEELGAPFYVRTWMDMNANLFAALKLEKIGMFILLAMVVLIGSFSIVTSLVMLVMEKTRDIAVMMSMGATRRMIRRIFMLQGCIIGLVGTLLGYAFGLGLGWLLKRYRFIKLPENVYTLDHLPISITLSDVLIVGASAMLLCFLATLYPARQAARLQPAEALRYE, from the coding sequence ATGTCTTTTGAACTCTTTGTGGCCTTGCGCTACCTGTTTTCGCGGCGCAAGCAGACCTTCATCTATGTCATCTCACTGATGTCCATACTCGGTGTGGCTCTCGGCGTCGGCGCGCTGGTGCTCGTGCTCGGCGTCTATAACGGCCTCACCACCGACATGCGCGACAAGATCCTCGGGGCCAACGCCCACGGCATCGTCATGTCCCACGTGCCATCCGCCTTCGAGCACGACACGCCGGCCCTGCTTGAGCGCATCCGCGCGTCCGAGGGCGTCACGGGCGCCATGCCTTTCATTTACACCGAGGTCATGCTGTCCGCCGGTGGCGGCGTCAAGGGCGTGGTGCTGCGCGGCATCGACCCGGAGACCGCGCCCTCCGTGCTTTCCATGCTCACCGAGCTGCGGGCGGGCGAGGCGCGCGACCTCGTGCGTGAGGGCACGCCCGGCATCATCGTGGGCGACGAGCTGGCGCGCCGCCTCGGCCTCTTTGTGGGCAGCCGCGCCAACCTGCTCTCGCCGGCCGGCCAGAAGGGCGCCGCGGGCTATTCGCCGCGCATCCGCCCCTTCGAGGTGGTGGGCATCTTCAAGACCGGCATGTTCGAGTACGATTCCTCCCTCGCCTTTGTGAGCATCCCGGCGGCGCGCGATGTGCTGGGGCTGCCCCCGGGCTTCCTCTCCGGCATCGAGATCACCGTGCGCGACCTCTTCCGCGCCGACGAGACGGCCATCCGCCTCGCGGAGGAGCTCGGCGCGCCGTTCTACGTGCGCACCTGGATGGACATGAACGCCAACCTCTTCGCCGCGCTCAAGCTGGAAAAGATCGGCATGTTCATCCTGCTCGCCATGGTGGTGCTCATCGGCTCCTTCTCCATCGTCACGAGCCTCGTCATGCTCGTCATGGAAAAGACGCGCGACATCGCGGTCATGATGTCCATGGGCGCCACACGCCGCATGATACGGCGCATCTTCATGCTCCAGGGCTGCATCATCGGCCTAGTGGGCACCCTGCTCGGCTATGCGTTCGGCCTGGGGCTCGGCTGGCTGCTCAAGCGCTACCGCTTCATCAAGCTCCCGGAAAACGTCTATACGCTCGACCACCTGCCCATCAGCATCACGCTTTCCGATGTGCTCATCGTGGGCGCGAGCGCCATGCTGCTCTGCTTTCTCGCAACCCTGTATCCGGCGCGCCAGGCCGCCCGGCTGCAACCGGCCGAAGCCCTGCGCTACGAATAG
- a CDS encoding ABC transporter ATP-binding protein — MAAIYDFSDVSKSFPGAEEELVIFRHLDLAVREGEALAVLGASGSGKSTLLHLMGALDQPTSGTIRFDGEDMAAMGPDEQAAFRNRSLGFVFQFHHLLPEFSALENVAMPALIGGERFSAVEPRARAMLTRVGLADRMASKPATLSGGERQRVAIARALMLRPRVLLADEPTGNLDEHTGAQVGDLLLELNRELGMTLVIVTHNQELAARMDRGLELRAGALYEKVFA, encoded by the coding sequence ATGGCCGCCATCTACGACTTTTCCGACGTGAGCAAGAGCTTCCCGGGGGCTGAAGAAGAGCTCGTCATCTTCCGGCACCTCGACCTCGCGGTGCGCGAGGGGGAGGCGCTCGCCGTGCTCGGGGCCTCGGGCTCGGGCAAGTCCACCCTGCTGCACCTCATGGGCGCGCTCGACCAGCCCACCTCGGGCACCATCCGCTTTGACGGCGAGGACATGGCGGCCATGGGGCCGGACGAGCAGGCGGCCTTCCGCAACAGGAGCCTGGGCTTCGTGTTTCAGTTCCACCATCTCCTGCCGGAATTTTCCGCGCTGGAGAATGTGGCCATGCCGGCGCTCATCGGCGGGGAGCGCTTTTCCGCCGTGGAACCGCGCGCCCGCGCCATGCTCACGCGGGTGGGCCTCGCCGACCGCATGGCGAGCAAGCCCGCCACCCTCTCCGGGGGCGAGCGCCAGCGCGTGGCCATCGCCCGGGCCTTGATGCTTCGGCCGCGCGTGCTCCTGGCCGACGAGCCCACGGGCAACCTTGACGAACATACCGGCGCCCAGGTGGGCGATCTGCTGCTTGAGCTGAATCGCGAACTGGGCATGACCCTGGTCATCGTGACGCATAACCAGGAACTGGCCGCCCGCATGGACCGCGGCCTGGAACTACGAGCGGGGGCTCTCTATGAAAAAGTTTTTGCCTAG
- a CDS encoding cysteine hydrolase has protein sequence MPVLVIVDAQKEYVTQGRPFYLETIGPSLENLQKLLAHARAHGWKIAHMRHQQNSMCFTYGSPFAEFIDGFGPEEGEESLVKPNFSCFSSREFQALVDKYRHEEIILAGYGTSMCCLSTMIDAHHRGYDFTFVTDATCAKRTARFDEQDMKEHIVDIMGAFGHLTTTEEILQRDN, from the coding sequence ATGCCAGTCTTGGTCATCGTTGACGCGCAAAAGGAATATGTGACCCAGGGGCGCCCCTTCTATCTCGAGACCATCGGCCCCTCGCTCGAGAACCTGCAAAAGCTCCTGGCCCATGCCCGGGCGCATGGCTGGAAGATCGCCCACATGCGCCACCAGCAAAATTCCATGTGCTTCACCTATGGCAGCCCCTTTGCGGAATTCATCGACGGCTTCGGCCCCGAGGAGGGCGAAGAAAGCCTGGTGAAGCCCAACTTCTCCTGCTTTTCCAGCCGCGAGTTCCAGGCCCTTGTGGACAAATACCGCCACGAGGAGATCATCCTCGCGGGCTACGGCACGAGCATGTGCTGCCTCTCCACCATGATCGACGCCCACCACCGCGGCTATGACTTCACCTTCGTCACCGACGCCACCTGCGCCAAGCGCACGGCCCGCTTCGACGAGCAGGACATGAAGGAGCACATCGTCGACATCATGGGCGCCTTCGGGCACCTCACCACCACCGAAGAGATCCTGCAACGCGACAACTGA